A genomic region of Vigna radiata var. radiata cultivar VC1973A unplaced genomic scaffold, Vradiata_ver6 scaffold_239, whole genome shotgun sequence contains the following coding sequences:
- the LOC106779075 gene encoding protein FAR-RED IMPAIRED RESPONSE 1-like — protein sequence MVACGSQSPIERQFQVEYTHAKFEEVQNEFRSRMNCFIKDTVKDCISNKYTIKEECMWDGKCFAKYYDVQFDPLTKETSCSCLLFEFRCIIRRHCLLVLGQEDVQNVPXKYXLXRWSKNXRXKHTXIRAGYSSLHQEPKMQRYQTLCKRFYDIAEAACESQSASNELEKELNSLGKKFGVNTSLRNNIVSEEGQLRYENPVTDSPSYTACGSSDVLVRSPVAVKRKGRPRTNRLKSSVETLSRKRKTTSRKHASTRTLQQNETTTSTLTQSEEVLRYSNETQQVSQLSEMPSLGFMSLLSAVHNNFDNSL from the exons ATGGTTGCTTGTGGGTCTCAATCACCTATTGAAAGACAATTTCAAGTTGAGTACACACATGCAAAATTTGAGGAAGTACAGAATGAGTTTCGGTCTAGGATGAATTGTTTCATCAAAGACACGGTCAAGGACTGTATTTCTAACAAGTACACGATCAAAGAAGAGTGCATGTGGGATGGAAAATGTTTCGCCAAATATTACGATGTTCAATTTGATCCTCTTACAAAGGAAACAAGTTGCTCTTGTCTACTATTTGAGTTTAGATGTATTATTCGTAGGCATTGCCTACTGGTTCTCGGTCAGGAAGATGTGCAAAATGTCCCCTNCAAATACNTGCTCCNTCGTTGGAGTAAAAATANCAGANGAAAGCACACANTGATTAGGGCAGGTTACAGTTCTTTGCATCAGGAACCCAAGATGCAAAGATACCAAACGTTGTGTAAGCGGTTCTATGACATAGCTGAGGCTGCTTGTGAATCTCAATCAGCGTCTAATGaattggaaaaagaattgaattctCTTGGTAAAAAGTTTGGAGTCAATACATCATTACGAAATAACATAGTAAGTGAGGAAGGACAACTCAGGTATGAAAATCCAGTTACTGATAGTCCATCGTACACCGCATGTGGAAGTAGTGATGTACTTGTTCGCAGTCCTGTGGCGGTGAAGCGTAAAGGCCGACCAAGAACTAACAGATTGAAGTCAAGTGTTGAAACACTaagcagaaaaaggaaaaccactTCAAGGAAACATGCTTCAACAAGAACACTTCAACAAAAT GAAACAACTACCTCTACTCTTACACAATCTGAAGAGGTCCTTCGTTATTCAAAC
- the LOC106779076 gene encoding protein FAR-RED IMPAIRED RESPONSE 1-like encodes MDGESIEEFNTIDDSFSEIVPTLNMCFDTMEEAKKFYCEYGKRRGFGVRTRTSKKDKNNQVYYLRLVCSSEGRYVSNIRPEVKTLPSQTNQCLTGITFARKDDKWVVRTVVVEHSHELCPQTSNLIRGNRKLNMHXKHTLXVNDDXXVRINKXFLSMVSXAGGYENMEFMERDARNFIGQHRRSVCKEGDGQTLLRHFSKMRDLNNDFFYELEMDEGNRITSVFWADAKSRAACEEFGDVVSFDTTYLTNKYDMPFAPFVGVNHHGQSILLGCGLL; translated from the coding sequence ATGGATGGTGAAAGCATTGAGGAATTTAATACCATAGATGATAGTTTTTCAGAGATTGTTCCTACTTTGAACATGTGTTTTGACACTATGGAAGaagcaaagaaattttattgtGAGTATGGAAAAAGACGTGGTTTTGGTGTTCGAACAAGAACTTCAAAGAAGGACAAAAATAACCAAGTGTATTACTTGAGATTAGTATGTTCAAGCGAAGGTAGATATGTTTCTAACATTCGTCCTGAAGTGAAAACCCTACCTAGTCAAACTAATCAATGCCTTACTGGAATAACATTTGCTCGAAAAGATGACAAATGGGTTGTTAGGACTGTTGTTGTAGAGCACAGTCATGAGCTTTGTCCACAAACCTCCAATCTCATTCGTGGCAATAGAAAATTGAACATGCATGNGAAACACACATTGNAAGTTAACGATGACNNCNGTGTACGTATAAACAAGAGNTTTCTTAGCATGGTCAGTGANGCTGGTGGATATGAAAATATGGAATTTATGGAGAGAGATGCTAGAAACTTCATCGGTCAACATAGAAGGTCAGTTTGTAAGGAGGGGGATGGTCAGACACTACTACGTCACTTTTCAAAAATGAGAGACCTCAATAACGATTTCTTCTACGAACTAGAAATGGATGAAGGAAATAGAATTACTAGTGTATTTTGGGCGGACGCTAAAAGCCGAGCTGCTTGTGAAGAATTTGGTGATGTGGTGTCTTTTGATACTACttatttaacaaacaaatatgacaTGCCATTTGCTCCATTTGTGGGAGTAAACCATCATGGACAATCCATCCTACTTGGTTGTGGATTACTTTGA
- the LOC106779077 gene encoding uncharacterized protein LOC106779077, with the protein MDAWEGLEIDDDVLQSFLKKCDSSSSLIPGPTGNVQAAMMNRISDDPHTTQQFAEDVAKATYEREFNSNAWKWAEMYIKHHAKSMSTLHLVVCIVKECHPNGLGDMKLSLKYPTGTMKASLHKKVLKDPSFGPHIGLGCVMILNNVRAFSAFPPNYYVNIVLRNVIKVFGADICPPKKELVMETPKPFIRSLVLEEPNMAEIMRKLIYPRHLKPSTSKVTLNLLRITIVMFTIIPSFALDDYGIMVSMYMAWINEYGKNFHLVF; encoded by the exons ATGGATGCTTGGGAAGGTCTTGAAATTGACGACGACGTTCTGCAATCTTTCTTGAAGAAATGTGATAGTTCCTCATCATTGATTCCTGGTCCGACTGGGAATGTGCAGGCAGCCATGATGAATAGGATAAGTGATGATCCTCATACCACCCAACAATTTGCTGAGGATGTTGCTAAAGCAACATATGAAAGAGAATTCAATTCAAATGCATGGAAATGGGCTGAGATGTACATCAAACACCATG CAAAATCAATGTCAACCCTTCACCTTGTTGTTTGTATTGTTAAGGAGTGTCACCCGAATGGACTTGGTGATATGAAACTGAGTCTAAAg TACCCTACTGGGACTATGAAGGCGTCCTTACATAAGAAAGTTCTTAAAGATCCATCTTTTGGTCCACATATCGGTCTTGGTTGCGTTATGATACTTAACAAT GTTCGTGCATTTAGTGCATTTCCACCAAACTATTATGTTAACATAGTGCTTCGGAATGTAATCAAAGTATTTGGCGCTGACATATGTCCTCCCAAAAAGGAACTCGTCATGGAGACACCCAAACCATTCATTCGATCCCTTGTGCTGGAAGAACCAAATATGGCTGAAATTATGCGAAAATTGATATATCCTCGTCATCTAAAACCATCTACATCGAAA GTTACTTTGAATCTTTTAAGGATTACTATAGTAATGTTCACTATAATTCCTTCTTTTgctttggatgact aTGGTATTATGGTATCAATGTACATGGCATGGATCAATGAATATGGAAAAAATTTTCACCTAGTCTTCTAA